In Doryrhamphus excisus isolate RoL2022-K1 chromosome 7, RoL_Dexc_1.0, whole genome shotgun sequence, one genomic interval encodes:
- the mpp1 gene encoding 55 kDa erythrocyte membrane protein isoform X4, whose translation MTLKSNKNEPAVILEPVNSARSALSDLYLEQLLQNKPKSDKVAMQTLDSKGAELYTNGSAKYMNGTELTKMKEVAFEKNPSEPMGVTLKMNDKQRCTVARILHGGLIHRQGSLHEGDEIAEINGKSVTNQTVDQLQKILKETNGLVTMKILSNQRSHSKACETYMRAQFNYDPSTDELIPCKEAGLRFQTGDIIQIINKQDPNWWQGTVESSAADFAGLIPSPELQEWRVASKSNAKEGGQSWSPFGKKKKCKDKYLAKHSSIFDQLDVISYEEVVKLPAFTRKTLVLIGAPGVGRSHIKNSLLTKYPEKFSYPVPHTTRAQRKDEENGQEYYFISNEAMTKGIANNELLEYGSFQGNMFGTKIETIHKIHEQGKIALLDVEPQTLKVLRTADFAPLVVFIAPTDTAPQTENLRMIQKESDAILTAYRHLFDLVMVNNDVDESVKGVEEALEQATSTPQWVPVSWVY comes from the exons ATGACGTTAAAATCCAATAAAAACGAACCCGCTGTCATCCTGGAGCCTGTGAACTCTGCCCGGTCAGCCCTCTCCGATCTCTACCTGGAGCAGCTCcttcaaaacaaaccaaagtcTGACAAG GTAGCCATGCAAACCTTGGACAGCAAAGGGGCGGAGCTTTACACCAACGGAAGCGCCAAATACATGAACGGCACCGAGCTGACCAAGATGAAAGAAGTGGCGTTTGAAAAGAATCCTTCCGAGCCAATG GGCGTCACTCTGAAAATGAACGACAAACAACGGTGCACCGTGGCCAGGATATTGCACGGGGGCTTGATACACAGACAAG GATCCCTGCACGAAGGCGACGAGATCGCAGAAATCAACGGGAAAAGTGTGACTAATCAAACAGTAGATCAGCTACAAAAGATCCTG AAAGAAACCAATGGATTAGTCACAATGAAGATCCTTTCTAACCAGAGGAGTCACTCCAAAGCCTGTGAG ACGTACATGAGGGCCCAGTTCAACTACGACCCCTCCACGGACGAGCTCATCCCCTGCAAAGAGGCGGGGCTGCGTTTTCAAACCGGCGACATCATCCAGATCATCAACAAGCAGGATCCCAACTGGTGGCAGGGCACCGTGGAGAGCAGCGCCGCCGACTTTGCCGGACTCATCCCATCACCGGAGCTCCAAGAATG GAGGGTGGCAAGTAAAAGCAACGCCAAGGAGGGCGGTCAGTCCTGGAGCCCGtttggaaagaagaagaagtgcaaAGACAAGTACCTGGCCAAGCACAGCTCAA TTTTCGACCAGCTGGATGTGATTTCCTACGAGGAAGTTGTCAAGCTCCCTGCTTTCACACGAAAAACCTTGGTGCTCATCG GCGCCCCCGGTGTTGGGAGGAGCCACATCAAAAATTCACTGCTGACCAAATACCCTGAGAAATTTTCCTACCCCGTACCAC ACACCACCAGGGCTCAGCGTAAGGACGAGGAGAACGGCCAGGAGTATTATTTCATCTCTAATGAAGCCATGACCAAGGGCATCGCCAACAACGAGCTGCTGGAGTACGGCAGTTTTCAGGGAAATATGTTTGGTACCAAAATTGAGACCATCCATAAGATCCACGAGCAGGGAAAAATCGCACTGCTGGACGTGGAGCCGCAG ACATTGAAGGTCTTGCGAACTGCTGATTTTGCTCCCCTGGTGGTGTTCATCGCGCCCACCGACACAGCGCCGCAG ACGGAGAACCTGCGGATGATCCAGAAGGAATCGGACGCCATCCTGACGGCGTACAGACACCTCTTCGACCTGGTCATGGTCAACAATGACGTGGACGAGAGCGTGAAAGGTGTGGAGGAGGCCCTGGAGCAGGCCACCTCCACACCCCAGTGGGTGCCTGTCTCGTGGGTGTACTGA
- the mpp1 gene encoding 55 kDa erythrocyte membrane protein isoform X2, translating into MTLKSNKNEPAVILEPVNSARSALSDLYLEQLLQNKPKSDKVAMQTLDSKGAELYTNGSAKYMNGTELTKMKEVAFEKNPSEPMGVTLKMNDKQRCTVARILHGGLIHRQGSLHEGDEIAEINGKSVTNQTVDQLQKILKETNGLVTMKILSNQRSHSKACETYMRAQFNYDPSTDELIPCKEAGLRFQTGDIIQIINKQDPNWWQGTVESSAADFAGLIPSPELQEWRVASKSNAKEGGQSWSPFGKKKKCKDKYLAKHSSIFDQLDVISYEEVVKLPAFTRKTLVLIGAPGVGRSHIKNSLLTKYPEKFSYPVPHTTRAQRKDEENGQEYYFISNEAMTKGIANNELLEYGSFQGNMFGTKIETIHKIHEQGKIALLDVEPQTLKVLRTADFAPLVVFIAPTDTAPQVRHPCSNKPARGVAWSCWFHVLCLPQTENLRMIQKESDAILTAYRHLFDLVMVNNDVDESVKGVEEALEQATSTPQWVPVSWVY; encoded by the exons ATGACGTTAAAATCCAATAAAAACGAACCCGCTGTCATCCTGGAGCCTGTGAACTCTGCCCGGTCAGCCCTCTCCGATCTCTACCTGGAGCAGCTCcttcaaaacaaaccaaagtcTGACAAG GTAGCCATGCAAACCTTGGACAGCAAAGGGGCGGAGCTTTACACCAACGGAAGCGCCAAATACATGAACGGCACCGAGCTGACCAAGATGAAAGAAGTGGCGTTTGAAAAGAATCCTTCCGAGCCAATG GGCGTCACTCTGAAAATGAACGACAAACAACGGTGCACCGTGGCCAGGATATTGCACGGGGGCTTGATACACAGACAAG GATCCCTGCACGAAGGCGACGAGATCGCAGAAATCAACGGGAAAAGTGTGACTAATCAAACAGTAGATCAGCTACAAAAGATCCTG AAAGAAACCAATGGATTAGTCACAATGAAGATCCTTTCTAACCAGAGGAGTCACTCCAAAGCCTGTGAG ACGTACATGAGGGCCCAGTTCAACTACGACCCCTCCACGGACGAGCTCATCCCCTGCAAAGAGGCGGGGCTGCGTTTTCAAACCGGCGACATCATCCAGATCATCAACAAGCAGGATCCCAACTGGTGGCAGGGCACCGTGGAGAGCAGCGCCGCCGACTTTGCCGGACTCATCCCATCACCGGAGCTCCAAGAATG GAGGGTGGCAAGTAAAAGCAACGCCAAGGAGGGCGGTCAGTCCTGGAGCCCGtttggaaagaagaagaagtgcaaAGACAAGTACCTGGCCAAGCACAGCTCAA TTTTCGACCAGCTGGATGTGATTTCCTACGAGGAAGTTGTCAAGCTCCCTGCTTTCACACGAAAAACCTTGGTGCTCATCG GCGCCCCCGGTGTTGGGAGGAGCCACATCAAAAATTCACTGCTGACCAAATACCCTGAGAAATTTTCCTACCCCGTACCAC ACACCACCAGGGCTCAGCGTAAGGACGAGGAGAACGGCCAGGAGTATTATTTCATCTCTAATGAAGCCATGACCAAGGGCATCGCCAACAACGAGCTGCTGGAGTACGGCAGTTTTCAGGGAAATATGTTTGGTACCAAAATTGAGACCATCCATAAGATCCACGAGCAGGGAAAAATCGCACTGCTGGACGTGGAGCCGCAG ACATTGAAGGTCTTGCGAACTGCTGATTTTGCTCCCCTGGTGGTGTTCATCGCGCCCACCGACACAGCGCCGCAGGTACGACACCCGTGCTCTAATAAACCAGCGCGTGGCGTCGCGTGGAGTTGCTGGTTTCACGTGTTATGTCTCCCCCAGACGGAGAACCTGCGGATGATCCAGAAGGAATCGGACGCCATCCTGACGGCGTACAGACACCTCTTCGACCTGGTCATGGTCAACAATGACGTGGACGAGAGCGTGAAAGGTGTGGAGGAGGCCCTGGAGCAGGCCACCTCCACACCCCAGTGGGTGCCTGTCTCGTGGGTGTACTGA
- the tmlhe gene encoding trimethyllysine dioxygenase, mitochondrial — protein sequence MISTLSKSVRCVVKHTWRTQWTHMTQVRCFASTPAALHLLENCLELHYGDKRLRLDYVWLRDHCRSSSSYNFQTNQRKLDTGSIDLNIRPEHTGVEDGQLILTWPGGHISKYSLSWLAENCYEATKQRPVQPRILWNADGYKNAHVPASPWDPFMRSDDEVKTFLQNYLLYGIAFVKDVPVTVEATKAICERVSLIRETTYGGMWCFTSDFSRGDTAYSQLALDRHTDTSYFQEPCGIQVFHCLKHEGTGGKTLLVDGFHAAEQVRKQSPEHFELLSSVPIRHEYVENTASHRNHMVAINPVLNVYPWNKELYLIRYNNYDRSVINTIPHDAVRRWYVAHRELTTELRRPENELWVKLTPGKVIFIDNWRVMHGREAFTGVRQLCGCYLTTDDVLSRARGLGLQV from the exons ATGATCAGTACGCTTAGCAAAAGTGTCCGATGTGTTGTCAAACACACTTGGCGGACCCAATGGACTCACATGACGCAGGTCCGGTGCTTCGCTAGCACCCCGGCAGCTCTACACTTACTCGAAAACTGTCTAG AACTCCACTACGGAGACAAACGACTGCGCTTGGACTACGTGTGGCTGCGGGATCACTGCCGCTCTTCCTCTTCATACAACTTCCAAACCAACCAAAGGAAGTTGGACACCGGAAGTATTGACCTCAACATTCGTCCCGAGCACACGGGAGTAGAAGATGGTCAGCTCATTCTCACTT GGCCTGGAGGTCACATATCCAAATACAGCCTTAGCTGGCTAGCTGAAAACTGCTATGAAGCTACGAAGCAGCGCCCCGTACAGCCACGTATCCTGTGGAACGCTGACGGCTATAAGAACGCGCACGTGCCCGCCTCCCCATGGGATCCTTTTATGAGAAGTGACGATGAAGTGAAGACGTTTTTGCAGAACTATCTTCTCTATGGGATTGCTTTTGTGAAAGATGTCCCTGTTACCGTTGAAGCCACAAAGGCCATTTGTGAGAGGGTCAGTCTTATCAG GGAGACGACATACGGGGGAATGTGGTGCTTCACTTCAGATTTTTCCAGAGGAGACACCGCCTACAGCCAGCTGGCCCTGGACCGCCACACTGACACGTCTTATTTCCAGGAACCATGTGG AATTCAAGTGTTTCACTGCCTGAAGCACGAGGGCACGGGTGGCAAGACGCTCCTCGTGGACGGATTCCATGCAGCAGAACAAGTTCGCAAGCAGTCGCCGGAACATTTTGAGCTGCTTTCCAGCGTTCCCATCAGACATGAATACGTGGAAAACACCGCCAGCCACCGAAACCACATGGTAGCCATCAACCCCGTCCTTAACGTCTATCCCTGGAACAAGGAACTCTACCTGATACG GTACAACAACTACGACCGTTCGGTGATCAACACCATCCCTCATGATGCTGTTCGCCGCTGGTATGTGGCTCATCGAGAGCTGACCACAGAGCTGAGGCGACCAGAAAATGAGCTGTGGGTGAAACTGACCCCGGGAAAA GTGATTTTCATCGACAACTGGCGGGTCATGCACGGGAGGGAAGCGTTCACCGGCGTCAGGCAGCTCTGTGGATGCTATCTGACCACAGACGACGTTCTCAGCAGAGCACGTGGTTTGGGGCTGCAGGTCTAA
- the mpp1 gene encoding 55 kDa erythrocyte membrane protein isoform X3, with protein sequence MTLKSNKNEPAVILEPVNSARSALSDLYLEQLLQNKPKSDKQVAMQTLDSKGAELYTNGSAKYMNGTELTKMKEVAFEKNPSEPMGVTLKMNDKQRCTVARILHGGLIHRQGSLHEGDEIAEINGKSVTNQTVDQLQKILKETNGLVTMKILSNQRSHSKACETYMRAQFNYDPSTDELIPCKEAGLRFQTGDIIQIINKQDPNWWQGTVESSAADFAGLIPSPELQEWRVASKSNAKEGGQSWSPFGKKKKCKDKYLAKHSSIFDQLDVISYEEVVKLPAFTRKTLVLIGAPGVGRSHIKNSLLTKYPEKFSYPVPHTTRAQRKDEENGQEYYFISNEAMTKGIANNELLEYGSFQGNMFGTKIETIHKIHEQGKIALLDVEPQTLKVLRTADFAPLVVFIAPTDTAPQTENLRMIQKESDAILTAYRHLFDLVMVNNDVDESVKGVEEALEQATSTPQWVPVSWVY encoded by the exons ATGACGTTAAAATCCAATAAAAACGAACCCGCTGTCATCCTGGAGCCTGTGAACTCTGCCCGGTCAGCCCTCTCCGATCTCTACCTGGAGCAGCTCcttcaaaacaaaccaaagtcTGACAAG CAGGTAGCCATGCAAACCTTGGACAGCAAAGGGGCGGAGCTTTACACCAACGGAAGCGCCAAATACATGAACGGCACCGAGCTGACCAAGATGAAAGAAGTGGCGTTTGAAAAGAATCCTTCCGAGCCAATG GGCGTCACTCTGAAAATGAACGACAAACAACGGTGCACCGTGGCCAGGATATTGCACGGGGGCTTGATACACAGACAAG GATCCCTGCACGAAGGCGACGAGATCGCAGAAATCAACGGGAAAAGTGTGACTAATCAAACAGTAGATCAGCTACAAAAGATCCTG AAAGAAACCAATGGATTAGTCACAATGAAGATCCTTTCTAACCAGAGGAGTCACTCCAAAGCCTGTGAG ACGTACATGAGGGCCCAGTTCAACTACGACCCCTCCACGGACGAGCTCATCCCCTGCAAAGAGGCGGGGCTGCGTTTTCAAACCGGCGACATCATCCAGATCATCAACAAGCAGGATCCCAACTGGTGGCAGGGCACCGTGGAGAGCAGCGCCGCCGACTTTGCCGGACTCATCCCATCACCGGAGCTCCAAGAATG GAGGGTGGCAAGTAAAAGCAACGCCAAGGAGGGCGGTCAGTCCTGGAGCCCGtttggaaagaagaagaagtgcaaAGACAAGTACCTGGCCAAGCACAGCTCAA TTTTCGACCAGCTGGATGTGATTTCCTACGAGGAAGTTGTCAAGCTCCCTGCTTTCACACGAAAAACCTTGGTGCTCATCG GCGCCCCCGGTGTTGGGAGGAGCCACATCAAAAATTCACTGCTGACCAAATACCCTGAGAAATTTTCCTACCCCGTACCAC ACACCACCAGGGCTCAGCGTAAGGACGAGGAGAACGGCCAGGAGTATTATTTCATCTCTAATGAAGCCATGACCAAGGGCATCGCCAACAACGAGCTGCTGGAGTACGGCAGTTTTCAGGGAAATATGTTTGGTACCAAAATTGAGACCATCCATAAGATCCACGAGCAGGGAAAAATCGCACTGCTGGACGTGGAGCCGCAG ACATTGAAGGTCTTGCGAACTGCTGATTTTGCTCCCCTGGTGGTGTTCATCGCGCCCACCGACACAGCGCCGCAG ACGGAGAACCTGCGGATGATCCAGAAGGAATCGGACGCCATCCTGACGGCGTACAGACACCTCTTCGACCTGGTCATGGTCAACAATGACGTGGACGAGAGCGTGAAAGGTGTGGAGGAGGCCCTGGAGCAGGCCACCTCCACACCCCAGTGGGTGCCTGTCTCGTGGGTGTACTGA
- the mpp1 gene encoding 55 kDa erythrocyte membrane protein isoform X1, protein MTLKSNKNEPAVILEPVNSARSALSDLYLEQLLQNKPKSDKQVAMQTLDSKGAELYTNGSAKYMNGTELTKMKEVAFEKNPSEPMGVTLKMNDKQRCTVARILHGGLIHRQGSLHEGDEIAEINGKSVTNQTVDQLQKILKETNGLVTMKILSNQRSHSKACETYMRAQFNYDPSTDELIPCKEAGLRFQTGDIIQIINKQDPNWWQGTVESSAADFAGLIPSPELQEWRVASKSNAKEGGQSWSPFGKKKKCKDKYLAKHSSIFDQLDVISYEEVVKLPAFTRKTLVLIGAPGVGRSHIKNSLLTKYPEKFSYPVPHTTRAQRKDEENGQEYYFISNEAMTKGIANNELLEYGSFQGNMFGTKIETIHKIHEQGKIALLDVEPQTLKVLRTADFAPLVVFIAPTDTAPQVRHPCSNKPARGVAWSCWFHVLCLPQTENLRMIQKESDAILTAYRHLFDLVMVNNDVDESVKGVEEALEQATSTPQWVPVSWVY, encoded by the exons ATGACGTTAAAATCCAATAAAAACGAACCCGCTGTCATCCTGGAGCCTGTGAACTCTGCCCGGTCAGCCCTCTCCGATCTCTACCTGGAGCAGCTCcttcaaaacaaaccaaagtcTGACAAG CAGGTAGCCATGCAAACCTTGGACAGCAAAGGGGCGGAGCTTTACACCAACGGAAGCGCCAAATACATGAACGGCACCGAGCTGACCAAGATGAAAGAAGTGGCGTTTGAAAAGAATCCTTCCGAGCCAATG GGCGTCACTCTGAAAATGAACGACAAACAACGGTGCACCGTGGCCAGGATATTGCACGGGGGCTTGATACACAGACAAG GATCCCTGCACGAAGGCGACGAGATCGCAGAAATCAACGGGAAAAGTGTGACTAATCAAACAGTAGATCAGCTACAAAAGATCCTG AAAGAAACCAATGGATTAGTCACAATGAAGATCCTTTCTAACCAGAGGAGTCACTCCAAAGCCTGTGAG ACGTACATGAGGGCCCAGTTCAACTACGACCCCTCCACGGACGAGCTCATCCCCTGCAAAGAGGCGGGGCTGCGTTTTCAAACCGGCGACATCATCCAGATCATCAACAAGCAGGATCCCAACTGGTGGCAGGGCACCGTGGAGAGCAGCGCCGCCGACTTTGCCGGACTCATCCCATCACCGGAGCTCCAAGAATG GAGGGTGGCAAGTAAAAGCAACGCCAAGGAGGGCGGTCAGTCCTGGAGCCCGtttggaaagaagaagaagtgcaaAGACAAGTACCTGGCCAAGCACAGCTCAA TTTTCGACCAGCTGGATGTGATTTCCTACGAGGAAGTTGTCAAGCTCCCTGCTTTCACACGAAAAACCTTGGTGCTCATCG GCGCCCCCGGTGTTGGGAGGAGCCACATCAAAAATTCACTGCTGACCAAATACCCTGAGAAATTTTCCTACCCCGTACCAC ACACCACCAGGGCTCAGCGTAAGGACGAGGAGAACGGCCAGGAGTATTATTTCATCTCTAATGAAGCCATGACCAAGGGCATCGCCAACAACGAGCTGCTGGAGTACGGCAGTTTTCAGGGAAATATGTTTGGTACCAAAATTGAGACCATCCATAAGATCCACGAGCAGGGAAAAATCGCACTGCTGGACGTGGAGCCGCAG ACATTGAAGGTCTTGCGAACTGCTGATTTTGCTCCCCTGGTGGTGTTCATCGCGCCCACCGACACAGCGCCGCAGGTACGACACCCGTGCTCTAATAAACCAGCGCGTGGCGTCGCGTGGAGTTGCTGGTTTCACGTGTTATGTCTCCCCCAGACGGAGAACCTGCGGATGATCCAGAAGGAATCGGACGCCATCCTGACGGCGTACAGACACCTCTTCGACCTGGTCATGGTCAACAATGACGTGGACGAGAGCGTGAAAGGTGTGGAGGAGGCCCTGGAGCAGGCCACCTCCACACCCCAGTGGGTGCCTGTCTCGTGGGTGTACTGA